The following is a genomic window from Ethanoligenens harbinense YUAN-3.
TATGTTATTGGGACCTACTCCATGCTCAATGCCATTGCACTGATGAGCCTGGAATACGCGAACCAGAATCCTCCCAGCACCTGGGCAAATCATCCTGGAACGACCTATGCGCCAAATTACTATGATGGATCCGGTTTTTCGCCGCAAATCGAACTGACAAATTTTGAGTCCAACCTTCAGGATGTCAATACGATACTAGCAGGTGAATCAACCTTTACACGGCGCCCGAGCGATCAACGATACTATCAAGTGCCGGGTCATGAATGCCTGCTGGCAAGCAGTGCAGAAAATTGGCCCAAAGTCTTGAGCAATTCCGATACTGGCGCTGGCTGCACTTCCGTTTTTACTGGTCAGATATGGACACAAACATGCGATGCCTTAACGGCTGGTCAATTTTCCAATAACAACCTCGGCATCGCGAACACGCGCCCCACTTCCGACTGGCTTGAGGCTGTATATAAGGACTATGGTGGAACCTCGCTGTATGACATCTTCCTTCAACCGGATAATGGAAACTTTACCGCTGACTCTGGTATATCAGGTGGAATGGTCTTCCTCACGAATACTTCTAATGCAACAGGAAATGACGTATCGGCCGGCGGCGATGGAAAATGGTGGGATAATGCGACAATTGTAGATGACAGCGGTCAACTTGATTCAAATTATACAATTGCCTGGGGGATGGCCACGGATGGGGGTAATTGGGAAGTCGGTATCGAACCTGATGTTGATAGCTGGTACAACACGGCACATTGCATTGGTTTGGCGGTTCTGAACCAGACTGCGACACCGATGGGCTATGATGTAGCTACGATTGCTTGTCCAAGCGCAACAAACGGCAGTGTGAGCGTGGACATGCAATATCCCACGACAACGGAATTGGATGACTTTACGGCAACCTACAGCATCGACGGCGGTGATCCGCAGCCGCTGGCCCTGACTGGTATCAGCGGCAGTGGATCAAACTACACCTTATCATTTGATCAGATTTCCGCGGCAGCTGCCAGCCACAGCATCGCAATCACCGTCAATTATTGCGGAAATACTGCAAGCGCCCCGGCATTTACCGTAAGCCCTGCCGTGGCGGCTGTCAATGGAACAAACTATAGCACGTTTCAGGATGCTCTGAATGCTGCGGCAACCAGTGGAGATACGGTAACGCTGCTCAACAATGTGACGGAATCCGACACTGTCACAACAACTTCCGGTCAAACCATCACCATCGACGGCGAGAACTATACACTCACTGCCCCGGATAACAGCAGCGGCAACAGCAATGCGCTTACTGTTACCGGTGGAGGTACACTGATCCTGAAGAATATCACCTTGCAGGGCGGTGCGGCGAATGGCGCCAGTGGCAACAGCATCGGTCTGGATGCCGATAGCGGTTTTTCCGGTACTGTTATCGCATTGGGAACCGTCAACGCGAATGGCGGAGATACCAGCAACAGCGGAAATGGCGTAGAGAATGACGGCAGCGGAACCGTCAATGTTAGTACCGCCAATAGTGGCGAGTGGAACGGCAGTGGTACTTATGACGGTTCTTCCGGCGTTATCAATGGCGCTTATAACGGTTCTTCCGGCGTTATCAATGTAGGTACCGCAAAAGGGGCAGGCAGTGGAGTTTATAACAGCTCTTCCGGCGTTATCAATGTAGGCACTGCGACAGGGAACTGCAACAATGGCGTTTATAATGGTACTTCCGGAACCGTCAATGCGAACACTGTTATAAGCTGTGGTCTTGAGGATGTAGCTAATGGGTGGGCCGTCGGTGGTACTATCAATGTTGGCGGCCAAGTAACGGGCGATAATGCAGGAACCATCAACTATGGCAGCAATGTGAAAACTGTTACGCTGCACGCGGGCGACAGCAGCAGCTGTGTTCTCGGCACCATCACTATCGCTGCCAATGAATCTACAAATGTAGGCGCATTGCCTGCTGTATGTGACGTAAACGGCAACGTTGGCGAGTGGTTCACCGATCCCAGTCTTACCACCAAGGCTTCTCCCCCGCTTAGCAGCTCCACCACAGACCTGTACAGCACCTTCTATACGGCGGCTAAAAGCGACCCGCTAACCGCCGACTGCTTTGTGGTAACCAACAACTCCGGTTCAGACGATACTGTGACGATCAAAAATCTGAATGCCGGGGATATTGTGAAAATGTATGACGCACCCACTGCGGGGAACATGATTGGAACCGCGTCGGCGGACAATGCAGCTAAAGCCACAGCCTCAACAACCAGCACAACGGGAGAAAACCTGCAAGTCAATGCAATGACGGCGGCCGCCGGCAAACTGCACTTGGCAACAGATATTGACATTACTCCCGCACAAAAAAGCGTTACCCTGCACCTGAAGCTTGCTTCCAGCGGTGGAAGCATTTATGTGACGAGAACCAGTACTGGCAAAACAGAGAGTACCAGAATCCAAATCACCTATGCGGCAGAATCTGCTGAAAGTTCATCAGATGCGGGTACTGCCAGTTCTGCATCCTCTACCCCATCCACGACTTCAGAAACAAGCAGCAATCAGGAAAGCTGCTCGTCCACTGTGTCGGGAACAGGCAGCAGCCACGGAAGCGGTTCCTCCAGTGCGAGGATACAAAACCCGCACACCGGAAGCAACGATTTGGCCAGCAATCTTCCATGTGCTTCGGGGACACTGATCTTGGCATGTGTTTCTGTTTTGTTGATTCGAAAAAAAAGTTACGATAAGGATTAATTTTCTATCTTATAACAAACAGGGGTTGAACATTCCAACATGCAGGAATGTTCAACCCCTGTTTTATTTCTCAAATAGTTCTAATATTTAGGGTAACCGTCAAATCAGCGGTCACGCCTTCCACGGCATGAGGCTTTCAACATCTGCACCGTTTGGCGTATTGGAAAACAGCCCGTTCTTCCGCCCCATCACAAAAGGCCGAATGGCGTTTTCCGCGCGATTGTTGCTGATTTCCAGCCGTCCGTCCAACAAATACCGCACCAGATACATCCGTTGTGACCGCGCGTAATGGATTGCTTTACCCACCAGGGTTTTAGGCAATTCGCGGAGTATACCGACCCACGCATAAGCATGCAGCACTTTGCGACGGCAGAGTTTCCCATGCAGCAGATCGTAAAGGGGCTGCAACCAATCTTCCGCACAGCGTATCAACCAGTTCGACATGGTTTGACGGGACAAATGGATCCCGCCGCCAGCAAACTCCTGCTCCTGACGGTATAACGGCACACCGGTCAAGAATTTCTGCGTCATGATTTGCGCCACGGCTTCCGGCGAGGCAAAACTTCCCTTGATGACCGGCACATCACCTTTTGCTTTCAAAACCGGAACGCTGCATTGGGTACGTTCACAGCGCCGGTAAGAAATACGCATCGGTCACATGCTCCACAATTACAGCCCTGGCAGGGATGAGTTTCAGTCCGCGCCGGGTTTCCTTGCCCATAACATGCAACGTGCCGCCACATTCCGGGCAAACCTGCCGATCCGCGGGAGGAGCAATGCCCCGCTGTTTCAACGGGCAAATCCGGCGGCAGACGATCGCCGCTTTCCCTCGCCTTTTTGCGGTAGTGCATACTCTGCCGAAACATTTGTGAATACAGGTTCTAAGTAGTACAATCAGCTAAAAACAAGGAATATCGTGAGATTGCGGGCTAAGCCGCCCGCTGCTAATAAAATCGCCACCGGAATTCCGACAGTGCGACGTTGCCGGTTGAAATAAATTTCAATATACTCAAAAATAGCGGCTAAGTGCGAGATTTTGACGACAGCTTCAGCGGAATCGGTAGCAATTTCATAATCCTTGCTGAGACAACGAAAGTGATTCAGCCAACCGAAGGTGCGTTCACCCACCCAACGCCAAGGACGTTTCTCCCACGCATGCGGCTTGATTTTCTCTGAAATGTCCACACAAAGGCCAAGGATTTTATCTACATCAAATACAAATATACCACGATAACCTGCATCAGCACAGAATTTTTCGATGGATGGATAGCGCTCATAAGCAAGTCTCGTATGTTCGATGCCGGCCTTTGTATCGTGAATGTTTAAAGTAGTACAATAAAGCCGCACACCCTTGACAACACTCAAAGTCAAGGAGATGTTAAAAATGGGAAGCAAATACATCTTTTTCCTGTATCTTATAAGATTTTCCCACCCCGATTGATGAACTGGAGTTTTGTCTTGCCTGTTCGGCGGCAATTACGAAAGGGCTGCCCCAGTTGGAGCAGCCCTCTCATGCAAATATGCCGGATTGTTTCCTACCGCTTCGCCGACGGGGTATCGAAAGACGGGTTAAACGCATAGAAATTCTTTTCATTGAGGTGGTCGAGCGTGATGCGCAGCGCTTCCCCGAAACGCTGATAATGTACGATTTCGCGCTGTCTGAGGAATTTGATCGGTTCACGCACATCCGGATCGTCCGTAAACCGCAATATGTTGTCGTAAACCACGCGCGCCTTCTGCTCGGCGGCAAGGTCCTCGTTCAGGTCGGCGATGACGTCGCCCTTCACGGCAAGCGCTTCGGCCGAAAACGGCACGCCGCTGGCCGCCTGCGGATAAACGCCCGCGGTGTGGTCCACAAAATAGGCATCGAATCCGGCCTTTTTGATTTCCTCCATTGTCATGTTGCGCGTAAGCTGGTAGACGATCGTCCCCACCATTTCCAGGTGTCCGAGTTCTTCAGTCCCAATATCCGTCAGCACGGCTTTCACTTCGGGATACGGCATGCTCATGCGTTGGCTCAGGTAGCGCAAAGAAGCACCCAATTCGCCATCCGGACCACCGTACTGACTGATGACGACCTTGGCCAGTTGGGGGTTGGTCTGTTTGATCTTGATCGGAAATTGCAAACGTTTTTCATAGCTCCACATAGCATCAAACCTCCGGGTTGGCCGCCGCTTCCCACGGCCACGGATCTTTGACCCATTGCCAGGTGTTGCCGGCGTTGGCGGTGTTGGAATCGATCGGGCCGTAGGCACGGGTATATTCGGCCGTCAGCACGCTCAGCTTCTGCTGATATTTGTTGAACAGCGCGATCCCGGTCGCGTCGGCCGGATGAGTGTCCAAAAACAGCCGCAGCTCCTGCATGGAAAACCCGATCGCGGCGATGTTGCGCAGCAATGTGGCTTGCTCGTTCATTTTGCGCTCGCCCCCATTTCCGGATGCCAGGGTTTATCCAGTTCGGGATACAGGGTGCCGCGTTTAAGCGCGTGCACCGGTTCATAGATGTTTTCCAACTTCTGCATAGGCACATAGGCCATGGCCAGCGGCGTTCCCGGAGGGAACAGCGGGTCACCCATCGGCATGGGTCGGCTCTGCGCGTGAAAATGATCCGTTGACACAATTATCGGCTCCTTTCAAATCAGACTCCACCACCAGCCTATGCCCTGTCCACGCGCGGGGTGAACAGGCTGCGGACCGGCCCGGCCGTTTTCGACAGAAAACGCGCATCCGACGGCAGACAACCGTCCGCTCTGCGCATGCAAAAACGCCGCGCACGGTCCAGGACCGCACGCGGCGCTTTTTTCCATACGGCACAATACCGTTTCAAATTTTCCCCTCACACCGGTAGATGTAGATCGCCCGCCGAACGAACGCCTCCGTTTGGTTGAAGCGTTCGGCCAGTTGCCACGGCTCCACATCTCCGTCCCGCAACGCCTCCAGCAGGTGCTCCAGCGGCAGCAGGCGGCGCACGGCATATTTGTCCGCGCGGTATTCGTCCTGCGCGATGACCTCCCACGGCGAACCCACCGGATGCATCGAACCGGTGGCGATATGCCCCGCCTCATGCGCCACGGCATATTTTTCCTCCGCCGTGGTGCGCACCAGCCGCTCGTTCACAAAAATGGCGCTGCCATAGAGGTTCTGCACCGCCGTGGCCGGGGTCCCGGCAGCTGCATAGTTGAACAGCATGATCCCCTGCGCCATCACTTCATTATACAGTTGCTCGATGTCAGACATACATGTCCCCTCTTGTCAGCCGCCTGCCGGCTTGTCCTTCCCTTCCCGGTGCTGCCGCTCACGCAGCAATCGGGCCATATCCAGCAGCATCCGTTTGTTTTCCTCAGTGAGTTCCCTGCCCTCGTGGAACATCGCATAGGTAAAATCGTCGAAGGTCACGGGCGGAATACCGTCCTCGCCCAGCGGGCCGTCCGCCCCGGTAAGCAAGTAATCGGTGGTCACATGGAAATGCTCCGCGATGGCCCTGAGTTTTTCGGCCGACGGCATGGAGCCGTTTTTCCACTTGGTCACCGTGCCGGATGAAATGTGCAGCTCTTTGGCAACGGCATTGGGCGAAAATCCGCTCTGCCGGCAAAGCTGTTTGTAAATATCAAAAAACGCCATCATTCATCTTACCTTTTTATGCATAACGTAGATCATCTTTCCATTGTGTGTTTTTCTCTTGAAAATCTCACTATTATAAGATATACTGCAATCAATGGCTCACAAAATCTTACCAAAAGAAATTATACCTCTGCCCCGACTCCCCTGTCAATCACACCGGCAAAAAAATGCGGCGGGTTGACACAGGCCGGGGCACCGAAAGGAGGCACCCGCATGCTCACTCCGATCAGTTTCAACGGCGTAGCGCTTAACGACGGATTTTTTTCCAGCGACCTGCGCGGCGCGTTCGACGCGGACAAGACCCTCACCACAAATGATATTCTCGACGACGGGCAGGTGTTTGGGCGCAGCAAAGTCGCCCCACGCAAGCTGGTGCTGCAGATCGTGGCCGGTGCGCACGACCTCGCCCGGCTCGCCGTGCTCAACCGGATGGCGGCCGGCAACGCGCTCAAGCCCCTGGTGATCGACACCGACTTCGGCCGGCTGATCGGCTACGCGGAGGTGACGGGCTTTGGCTGGAGCAGCGACACGCCGCTGCTCTCCACCGTGCAGCTCACCATGCCCGACCCGCACTGGTACACCCTGCGGGCCGACACGCTTTCACTCGAGCCGCATATCGACAACGGCGTAATCTTCACCGGCGGCGCCTGGTGCGCCGCCATCGAGAGCTGGCTCGCCGCGCATTACCAGTTTCTCACCACCTATACCCGTGCCCAGATCCCCAACGCCCTCAACGAGACGGATCTGGTCTCGGCGCAGTTCCGGATGGCATCCGGCACAGGCGTCTATTTCGCACCGGGCAGCGGCACCACGGAAGGGGAATTTCTGCTATTGCGCGGCATGCTGGACACCTACCTCTCCACCGGCGACGGCAAATGGCTCACCTTCGCGCGCAGCGTGGCCGCCCGCATGATGGACGTGCTGTTCGACGGGGAAAACCTGCCCGCCGTGTTCGACGGACAGACCTATCGCCTGCCCACCTGGCTGTTCGACGTCAAAGCGGATTTCACCTCCGAGGTGTTCTACCTCGACCGGCAGGTGACGTTTGCAAACGGCGTGGCCACATTCACAGCGCAGCACGCGGCGCGCAGAGTCTTTTCCGTGCGCGCGCCGGACGCCACCCTCCAGTGGCCCAACCCATTCTCCCGGATCACCGGCACGCAGTACGCCGTCGCATCCTGCGCCACCGACGGCGCGTCCACCTTCACCGTGATGCTGGAAGACACGTCGTTTTCCGGCCCCGCGCTTGTGGCCTACAGCGATCTGGGCGGCCCCGTCATCCCCAAAAACAGCACCTATGAGGCATGGCCCGTCTGGCGGCCGCTCGAACCGACCGAGATTTCCTGCGCGGTGGACAGCCTCTGGTGGCTTTATGATTGCTTCGACCGGCTCTCCCGTTCCACCGGCGAATCCGGATGGAGCGACGCCTGCGCCTATCTGCGGCAGGTAATCCCGTCCGCCGTGCGCGTTGACGATTTTGACGACTGGTTCGACGCCAGCACCGGCACCGACGACCCGTTCGACCTTGCGGGCACCTACTGGCAAACCAGCCGGGACGGCGCATCCGTCTCGCGCAACATGACCACCGGCGCGGTGGATATCCGGATACCCACGGGCAGCGGGTTCGCGCAGTATGGCAACGGCGCGCTGGCCGACACCTGGAGCACAAACAATTACCTGGAACTGGAGATCGCCTCCACGCTCGCGGGCATTGTCCGCATCGACATCGACCCCACCACGTCCTACGATGCAAACACCCGTTACTCCGCCGTCGCGGCGCTGGACGGCAGCGGTGTTCCGCAAACGGTCACGCTCCGCCTGTCCGATTTCCTCCTGTCCGCCGGCCTTGTCTGGGACATGTCCTACAAATCCTCCACCTACGGTGTCAATAAAGACAGTGCCAGCACTGTTTCCGCCACCGCGGCGGCAGACGGCTCATATGTCGCCGCCGCCTACTCCAAATCGGCAGACGGCTACGCGCAGCTCGAGCCGTATCCGGACGCGACCATTCCCCTCACATCCTGCCCCGCCGTCACCTACGCCTCCGGCGCGCCATGCAGCCTGCGTCTCACCGACGCCGCCGGGTGGTACTGGTATTATCCCCTGCCCGCCGCATCCGTCAAAACCACCGTCACGCCCGCCCTGTCGGCGTTCACGACAAGCGGCTACCAGCCCTCGAACGGCACGCCGCCCTCCGTGTTCACCGGTGCCATCCGGGCCGTCGTGTTCGATTTCACCGCGTCCGGCGGCACGTTCACACTCTACCGGCTGGGCACGGCGCAAAGCCCCGCAGTCGGGGTTGCCATCGCCAACGCGGCGGTGTACGTGGACAATTCCGCCGCGCAGACCATCAGCGTCTACCGCCTGCGCTTTCTGCCGCAAAAAGTCATTCCCTACACGCCGTATGTCGCGCCGTTCACCGTCAACCTGCTGCATGGTTCCATCGTCACCTGGCGCGGCATGCCCTACACCGGCTACCAGGCGCCCTATATCTGGCAGGCCATCGGCGATCCGGCCGGCGTGGCCACCGTGCTGCAATTCCTCAGCGACGCGCAGGACGCCTACGAAGCCGCCACCGGCGTGCGCGGGCCGTTCGCGCCCTGCTATGTGTGGAACCGGTGGGACGCGGCGGCCTACGGCACGCCCGGCACCTGGACCTGGAACGGCCCCGACCCCAACACCTTCTGGGGCGGGTTTCAGTACCGGGCGCTCGAAGCGGCCGCCCGCGCGCTGGAAAACGACCCCGCGCTCCCTGCGGCGGCGCGCATCGTCTCCGATTTTCTCACGATGGTCGCCCGGTACTGGCCGTCCGCCGACATGTATCCCCTCACGGCTTTCCCCCAAAGCGGCCCGCCCACCGGCGCCTACGACGATCCGCACGGCGCGGCGCTGCTCCTGCGCGCTGCCATCCGCGCCTACAATTCGCGCAAAGTGCCCGACCTGCTCACCCAGCCGCTCATTCTGCGCTGCATGGCCTATCTGAACCGGCTCTATGTGTCGGATAACCAGAGCGAGGTCTGCGGCACCTGGTCCACCGACGGCGACTGGTATGCGTATTGGAGCGGCGAACTGCTCTCCGCGCTCTCGATGGCGCACGATTATTTCAAAGCCACAGTCTGACACACTACGGACATGCAAAAAGGAGGAAAGCCATGGAACTCAGACACATTACCGTTTCCGACCTCAAAGGTGAGCAGCGCGACCTGGCCGAAACGGTCGGGCTGGAAACCTACCTCAAGCTGGTGCGGATCTTCGGCGGCTGCAATCTTTACATTTATAAAGCCGACACCATCCTGCGCATCGCGCGCGACACAGAAATCCGCCGCCGCTACAACGGCCGCAACCTCCACGAGCTGGTTGCCGCCTTCGGCATGAGCGAGCGCGCCGTGCGCAAGATTCTCTCCGGCCGCGCATATCCCGCGCGGCGCGTCAAACAGCGCCGCCGGGCGGCAAGTTCTTCTTGAACGGTACCCAAAAGCCGCGCACAGCTTCCGCCATGCACGGCTTTTGGGTTGTTTTACGGTATCAGGTTGGTTCAGCCCGCCGCTACCGGTTTGGGGTCGCGCACCGAAATATCCAGCGCGCCGTCCTTCAGCCCGATGTGAATGGTCGCGCCGTCCGGCACATCGCCCGCGATGATCTTCTTGCCCACGGCGGTTTCCACATACTTTTGCATAAAGCGCTTCACCGGTCTGGCGCCGTAAGCGGGGGTATACGACTGCGCCGCCATGTATTTCTTGGCCTCGTCGGTCACCTCAAGGGTCCAGCGGTGGTCGTCCATGCGTTTCTGGATGCCGGCCAGCGCCAGGTCGATGATGCGGACGATCTCCTCCTCGCGCAGCGGTTTGAACAGCACCGTTTCGTCGATGCGGTTGAGGAATTCCGGTTTGAAGTGCAGGTGCAGTTCGCGCTGCACGGCTTCTTCCGCCGCGGAGTCGATGCTGCCGTCCGGGCGGATACCGTCGAGCAGGTATTGGCTGCCGAGGTTGGAGGTCATGATGACCACGGTGTTCTTGAAATCCACCGTGCGGCCCTGGCTGTCGGTCAGGCGGCCGTCGTCCAGCAGCTGCAACAGGATGTTGAACACATCCGGGTGCGCCTTTTCGATCTCGTCGAACAGGATGACGCAATACGGTTTGCGGCGCACGGCCTCGGTGAGCTGGCCACCCTCCTCATAGCCCACATAACCGGGAGGCGCCCCGATCAGCCGGGCCACGGCGAATTTCTCCATATATTCGGACATATCGATGCGCACCACGTTGTTTTCGCTGTCGAACAGAGCCTCGGAAAGCGCTTTGGCCAGTTCGGTCTTGCCAACGCCGGTGGGGCCGAGGAACAAAAACGAACCGATGGGTTTGGTGGGGTCTTTCAGGCCGGAGCGCGCACGAATGACCGCGTCGCACACGGCTTCCACCGCACTGTCCTGCCCGATCACGCGGCGGTGCAGGGTGTCGCCCAGATGCAGCAGCTTCTGCCGCTCATTCTCCACCAGGCGCGTGACCGGAATACCCGTCCACTTACCGACGATCTCGGCGATCTCCTCCTCGGTGACTTCTTCTTTGAGCAGATGCTCGCCGCCGGCGGATGCAACGCGCTTCTTTTCCTCCTCCAGTTCTTTCTGGAGTTCGGGCAGCTTGCCGTTTTGCAGCACGGCCAGCTTCTCAAGGTCATAGCGGCGTTCGGCCTCCTCGATCTCGCGCTTCACGTCCTCGATCTGCTGCTTGATCTCCTTTTCGCGTCCGATGTCCTTTTTCTCCATTTCCCACTGGGCCTTCATCCGGTCGCCTTTTTCCTTGAGGGCGGCCAGTTCTTTTTCCAGCGTGACCAACCGGGACTGCGACGCAGGATCATCCTCTTTTTTCAGCGCCTGCCGCTCGATCTCGAGCTGCATCACCCGGCGGGAGATTTCGTCCAGCTCGGTGGGCATGCTGTCGATTTCGGTGCGGAGCATGGCGGCGGCCTCGTCCATCAGGTCGATGGCTTTGTCCGGCAGAAAGCGGTCGCTGATATACCGGTCGGAGAGTTCCGCGCAGGCGATAAGCGCGCCATCGGTGATGCGCACGCCGTGGTGGATCTCAAATTTTTCCTTCAGCCCTCGCAGAATGGAGATCGTGTCCTCCACCGAAGGCTGATCCACCACAATGGGCTGGAACCGGCGCTCAAGCGCGGCGTCCTTTTCGATATACTTATGGTATTCGTCCATCGTGGTGGCGCCGATGCAGTGCAGTTCGCCGCGCGCCAGCATGGGCTTGAGCAGGTTGCCCGCGTCCATGGCGCCGTCCGCCTTGCCCGCGCCCACAATGGTGTGGATTTCATCAATAAACAGGATGATGCGCCCATCGGATTTTTCCACGTCTTTCAGCACGGCTTTCAGACGTTCCTCAAACTCACCGCGGAACTTCGCACCCGCAATGAGTGCGCCGAGGTCGAGGGCGAAAATGGTCTTGTCGCGCAGACCCTCCGGCACGTCGCCTTTCAAAATGCGCTGCGCCAGCCCTTCCACCACGGCGGTCTTGCCCACGCCCGGCTCGCCGATGAGCACCGGGTTGTTCTTGGTGCGGCGGGAGAGGATACGGATGGCCCGGCGAATCTCCGCATCCCGCCCGATCACCGGGTCGAGTTTGCCCGCTTTGGCCATCTCCACCAGATCGCGCCCGTATTTTTTCAGCGAATCATAGGTGGCCTCGGGGTCCTGAGACTCAATACGCTGGTTGCTGCGCACTTTTTGCAGCGCCTCCATGAATTTTTCGAGCGTGACGCCAAAGCGCCGGAACACCGCCTCGGACGGCGTGCCCTTTTCTTTCAGCAGCGCGATGTAGATGTGCTCCACACCGGTGTATTCGTCCTTGAATTTTTTGGATTCGTCCTGTGCGTGCAGCAGCAGCGTACTGTATCGTCTGGTGAGGTAGGTCTGGTCGGCACCGCCGCCCGACACGCGGGGCAGCTTGTCGAGCTGGGCATCCAGTTCGGCGCGGTACTGCTCAAGCGGCACGGCCATATAGCCGAGCAGCCTAGGGATCAGCCCGTCTTTCTGCTGCACCAGCGCGGCGTGCAGATGCTCGCCGTCCACCTGCTGGTTACCCAGCCGGATGGCAAGCTCCTGCGACGTGGAGATTGCCTCCTGCGCCTTGACGGTAAATTCTTCCATGGTCATACCCATTCCTCCTCTGCGCCGCATGCGGCGGCGGATCTTTTTGCACCTTTGCATGCAGTATAGCACTTTGGTCAGATAAAGTCAAACTGCATTTTTGCCCTGTGTCTCCTTTTTGCGCCGAAAACTGCACTGGTAAAAACCTGTGCTGTCTTTTCGCTTTTCCTCTTTCATTTTCGCCCGTTTTTGCATGCACATACGCATAGAAATGTAGAAAAGAAACAGCGCGCGGCATGCGCCGCGCACTGTAAAAAAGAAAAAAGGGGGAAGGAAGATGGATTCGCTCAGAAGAAATGGTCCGCCGGATTTCACCGGCGGTGCTGGTCGCCGTCGATCGTCAACTGACCCTGCGCCAGAAGACCGCCCTGCACCACGCTTGTGTGGTTGCCCAGAATGCTGAGCAGAAAGCTGGGTGCAAAAGAGGAATGATGCTCCGTGGAAATACTGCGGTTGGTGATGTAGCTGGTGACGACCACATTGTTGCCCTTTTCCTGCGGGATGGCATAGTAGGAATAGGTAAAGGTCGGGTCGTAATAATTCTTGTCCATGTGCAACACCAGGCCGCTGTCGTTGAGCGGCTTATAGGAGCCGGTGAGTGAATTGGAGGAATACCCCAGCATGTAGATATCTTTGGCACCGATACCGTCAATGGTCATCTTCGAGCCGCGGGAATCGGTGAACAGATACCAGCGCCCGTTGAGTTTGAACACGTTTGCGCGCTCGATCTCATCGGTCACCGTATTGGAGGTGATAAGCGGCTTCATCACCGTCTTGAGAGAATAATCGTCGTTGAGCTCGATGATGCCCAGTGCGCCGTTGGCAACAGCGGCCGCGTCCTTGGACGGGCTGTTCAGGAGCTTGTCCTTTTCGGTCTGGAAGAAACGGAAGGAGCCGCCGTAATACGCCTGGTTGAACAGGGAATCTTCGCCCTGATAGCCGTCGGTCGTACCGGTATTGGCTTCAAACACCAGGTATTTATGGCCGTTGTCCTCCACATAGTGCGGGTCGCGCAGGGTGTGGTTGTCACCCGGCGTCACCTGCCCCTGCATCACGTTCTGGTAAATGGTGCCGTCTCCTCCATCGAAAACGGATTTGAGATCCTGCACGCCATCGACTTTGATTGTGGACGCATCCGGCTGTGAGAGATTGACCTGTGCGGTCGTCAGCGTCTGCTTGCCATACAGCCCGTTGGCCAGATCAAATGCGCCGCGGTCGGTATAGAACAGCCGCACCTTGTTGTCCGCCGTCAGTGTCGCAGAACCCGACCACTCTTCCGTCTGCTGGGC
Proteins encoded in this region:
- a CDS encoding glycoside hydrolase family 68 protein, with the protein product MKKRALARLAISSTILLGTAMLASPFAMAQTADYNNTYGISHITRYDMSQIPGQQSSAQFEVPEFDASTLKNLHVQGPDENGNPVDLDVWDSWPLQSPDGTVATYNGYHLVFALVGDPSRAWDTHIYLFYQKDGETSIDSWKCAGRVFQDSDKYTGDPILAQQTEEWSGSATLTADNKVRLFYTDRGAFDLANGLYGKQTLTTAQVNLSQPDASTIKVDGVQDLKSVFDGGDGTIYQNVMQGQVTPGDNHTLRDPHYVEDNGHKYLVFEANTGTTDGYQGEDSLFNQAYYGGSFRFFQTEKDKLLNSPSKDAAAVANGALGIIELNDDYSLKTVMKPLITSNTVTDEIERANVFKLNGRWYLFTDSRGSKMTIDGIGAKDIYMLGYSSNSLTGSYKPLNDSGLVLHMDKNYYDPTFTYSYYAIPQEKGNNVVVTSYITNRSISTEHHSSFAPSFLLSILGNHTSVVQGGLLAQGQLTIDGDQHRR